The Candidatus Binatia bacterium genomic interval GCGGTGACGATGCCGCTCGCTGATCTTGCGCTTGCCGTAGACGCGCAATGCGAGCGAGTCTTCGCGCAACACACAGGGATACGCGCCCAAGCGCATGGTCCCGCCTTTCTGCGTCACCGCCCGCTGACCGGTCATGAGATCGATCACCGGGTGCGGGGTGTGCTCGTCCACCTCGCTCGAATTCGCCCCCTCCAACCCGCACACGTGGCGGGCAAATTCAATGACCGCCATCTGCATGCCGAAACAGATTCCGAGAAACGGGATCTTCTCCTCCCGCGCGTAGCGCACCGCCGCGATCTTGCCCTCGGTACCGCGCGGCCCGAAGCCCATGGGAACCAGGATGCCGTCGGCCCTCTCGACGGCTTCGGGCAAACCGTCCTGCTCGATTTTCTCCGAGTCGATGTACTCGACTTCGACCTTGCACTCGTTGGCGATGCCGCCGTGCGCCAAGGCCTCGTTCAAGCTCTTATAGGAGTCGGTCAGATCCACGTACTTGCCGACCATGGCGATGCGCACAGCCTCACGCGGGTGCCTGATCGTCTCCACCACCTTGACCCACTTGCTCAGATTCGGGGCGCCGGTCCAGATATTGAGCTTTTCCACCAGCCGCTCGTCCAGACCTTCTTCATGGAAGTTGAGCGGCACCTCGTAGATGGAGGCCGCGTCCTTGGCGGTGATGACCGAGTTCTCATCGACGTTACAGAAGTGGGCGATCTTCGCTTTGATCTTGCGCTCGAGCGGATGGTTGGTACGGCAGAGCAAGAGGTCGGGCTGGATCCCAAGGCCGGTGAGCTCCTTGACGCTGTGTTGGGTCGGTTTGGTCTTCACCTCGCCGGCGGTGCTGATGTATGGCACCAGCGTCAGGTGGACGTACAGCACGTTGTCGCGGCCCCGGTCCCAGCGGAACTGGCGGATGGCCTCCAGGAACGGCAGACTTTCGATGTCGCCGACGGTGCCACCGACCTCACCGATGGTGATGTCGTAGC includes:
- a CDS encoding CTP synthase, with translation MATSEQRTKFIFVTGGVVSSLGKGIASASIGALLESRGLKVTIFKMDPYINVDPGTMSPFQHGEVFVTDDGAETDLDLGHYERFLSSRMSQKNNFTTGQVYDRVIANERRGEYLGGTVQVIPHITDEIKRRILEAAEGYDITIGEVGGTVGDIESLPFLEAIRQFRWDRGRDNVLYVHLTLVPYISTAGEVKTKPTQHSVKELTGLGIQPDLLLCRTNHPLERKIKAKIAHFCNVDENSVITAKDAASIYEVPLNFHEEGLDERLVEKLNIWTGAPNLSKWVKVVETIRHPREAVRIAMVGKYVDLTDSYKSLNEALAHGGIANECKVEVEYIDSEKIEQDGLPEAVERADGILVPMGFGPRGTEGKIAAVRYAREEKIPFLGICFGMQMAVIEFARHVCGLEGANSSEVDEHTPHPVIDLMTGQRAVTQKGGTMRLGAYPCVLREDSLALRVYGKRKISERHRHRYEVNNKYRDILSKHGLIFSGLSPDELLVEMIELADHPWFLASQFHPEFKSRPLDCHPMFKGFIKAALQHKAESVQRPLLSAVSR